In one window of Megalopta genalis isolate 19385.01 chromosome 8, iyMegGena1_principal, whole genome shotgun sequence DNA:
- the LOC117224446 gene encoding uncharacterized protein LOC117224446 isoform X3 has protein sequence MEKNVGFASGSAEPSAPPPTVAPPMAPPSYEEAVGNMANPPYPVSPPSAMPAPFYNQPTNQPAPSYPTNYPAASEPPSQSQTQFNPNPNVPSSTEVRFIPQPVVTYALGPNPTKLSCPNCYSSIKTTTISDHQPTAHICCIVLCLLGCCLCSCLPYCMSSFMSVHHFCPNCKSFIGTWKG, from the exons ATGGAGAAGAATGTAGGGTTTGCAAGTGGGAGTGCTGAACCATCAGCACCGCCACCAACAGTAGCTCCGCCAATGGCACCCCCTTCTTATGAAGAAGCTGTTGGAAATATGGCCAATCCTCCATACCCAGTATCACCACCATCAGCTATGCCAGCACCATTTT ATAATCAACCGACAAATCAACCGGCACCGTCATATCCGACAAATTATCCCGCTGCTAGCGAGCCACCGAGTCAATCGCAGACACAGTTCAATCCGAATCCAAATGTTCCATCATCGACGgaagttagatttattcctcaGCCGGTGGTGACGTACGCGCTGGGCCCGAACCCCACAAAACTGTCTTGTCCCAACTGCTACTCCAGCATCAAAACCACCACGATATCGGATCACCAGCCGACTGCCCACATTTGTTGCATCGTTCTCTGTTTACTCGG GTGTTGCCTTTGCTCGTGCCTGCCGTACTGCATGAGCAGTTTCATGAGTGTCCACCACTTTTGTCCGAATTGTAAAAGTTTTATCGGGACGTGGAAGGGTTGA
- the LOC117224446 gene encoding uncharacterized protein LOC117224446 isoform X2 produces the protein MIYFNDKYEQTVYHNFQSSFDDKMEKNVGFASGSAEPSAPPPTVAPPMAPPSYEEAVGNMANPPYPVSPPSAMPAPFYNQPTNQPAPSYPTNYPAASEPPSQSQTQFNPNPNVPSSTEVRFIPQPVVTYALGPNPTKLSCPNCYSSIKTTTISDHQPTAHICCIVLCLLGCCLCSCLPYCMSSFMSVHHFCPNCKSFIGTWKG, from the exons GACAAGATGGAGAAGAATGTAGGGTTTGCAAGTGGGAGTGCTGAACCATCAGCACCGCCACCAACAGTAGCTCCGCCAATGGCACCCCCTTCTTATGAAGAAGCTGTTGGAAATATGGCCAATCCTCCATACCCAGTATCACCACCATCAGCTATGCCAGCACCATTTT ATAATCAACCGACAAATCAACCGGCACCGTCATATCCGACAAATTATCCCGCTGCTAGCGAGCCACCGAGTCAATCGCAGACACAGTTCAATCCGAATCCAAATGTTCCATCATCGACGgaagttagatttattcctcaGCCGGTGGTGACGTACGCGCTGGGCCCGAACCCCACAAAACTGTCTTGTCCCAACTGCTACTCCAGCATCAAAACCACCACGATATCGGATCACCAGCCGACTGCCCACATTTGTTGCATCGTTCTCTGTTTACTCGG GTGTTGCCTTTGCTCGTGCCTGCCGTACTGCATGAGCAGTTTCATGAGTGTCCACCACTTTTGTCCGAATTGTAAAAGTTTTATCGGGACGTGGAAGGGTTGA